AGCGCTGGAATGAAATCCTTGGCAAAATGATTTTGGAAGGAGAGCAAAAAGGGCTTAGTGAAGAATTTATCCTCAAGATCTTCAAGGCGATCCATCAGGAAAGCATCAGCCATCAGGAGAAGGTGATGCGTTCTTAATTTGCAGTCTCATTTAAGCCCAATACCTGAATACTGAGCCCAAACCCCGCTTACTTTTAATCAGCTGGCTTACGTAGTTGCAACTGGGACTGAAAACTTGTGAACAACCACATTTTTTCGTATCATCGCAGTCCATAAAAAACAATAAAACATAACCCGTTACAATGAAAAAAACGCTTTACACTGCCCTTATGGGTATTGTTTTGTGCTGCTTTTCCGGCAATGCACAGACAAAAATCGACAAATTATCCATCAATTACGGAGAAGAAATTACAGATGATTCCGGGAAAATCGTAAAGATTATCGGTGAAGCCAACGACCACATTTATACGTTGGTCCTTAAAGGCAAAAGCGATTACTCACTGAAGATTTTCGATTCCAAAGCCATGAAGCTCACCTCGAACAAGCCAATCATTATGCCTGAAATCAAGGATAAGGATGTGGATTTTGAAGATGTGTTCCTGCTGAATGATAAGATTTATGTTATCGGAAGCGTATACCACCGCAAGGATAAAGTCTTTACGCTGGTGGCTATCGGGGTTTCTGACAAGGGAATCCTGTCCAAGGACCAGATCACGCTTTTTGAATCCAAGGTGGCCAGGAGCTCTGATCGCGGCGGATTCTACTTCAGGAAATCGCCCGATGAACGGATGCTGTTGGTGATGCATACCGCACTTTTTGATAAGGAAGATGCGATGAAGTATGAAATCAAACTTTTTGACGAAAACATGAATCAGGCTTTCTTTACAGAGGACAAAGTGTCTTTTGACGACAATAAGAAGGATTTCCAGTTTACGATTTCGGATTTCGACGTGAATGACAACGATGATGTTTTTTTGGTGGTGAACGAAGGTTATCGCGACAATAAAAAGAAAGAACATGTAGAGAAGTTTCAATTATTCCTGTTCAAAAACCAAAACAACTACACAAAAGAAGTAGTCAATATTGATGTAACCGACAAGGAAATCATCAACTGTAAAATGCTTTCTACCAACAATGGCATCGTACACCTCACCGGATTTTATTCAAGCGTCAGGGAAAGCGGGCGTGCCAACTGGGATTTGAAGGGCGTTTACAATGCGACGGTAAACCTTTCGGGAAACACCGTGGGCAACCTGGTATTTAACGAATTTGATTATGCTACTAAAGTAAAATTGCTTGGCGAAAGGAAGGCCAAGAAAGGCAGGGATGTCAAACCATTGTATAACATCCATTCCATTATCGAGAAAAATGACGGCGGCCTCATCGTGTTGTCAGAATACCAGACCGTATACGTCGGGCAGACGAGCGGTATCGGACCCCTCGGATTCACGCCGATCACCTACACCACCAATGAAATCATCGTGACCAGCCTGAAGCCCGACGGCACACTGGACTGGAGCAATGTAGTGCCAAAGGAGCAGTCTGCGAGCATCACCGTAACGAGTTTCAACCTGTTTGCAGTGGTTGGTTCTGGAAATTTCAGGGTTGGGGTCAGCCTTACTTTCCCGTTGGGCGTTATGGGCAAAGGGCCGGAATACCTGAGTGCCATCCCGATTTACAGCAATGGTGAACTCAACATCGTTTTTAATGACAATGCCAAAAACAAAGGTGTCACCGATATCGAGAAAATCAAGTCACTGGGCAACTACAACAACTCAGTGCCTACCTTATTCACTTTTGATGATAAAGGAAACATCACCAGGAAGGACCCTGATGAAATCGTGAAGCACCAGGTGGTGATCCGCCCGGGTGTGTACTGCAGGAAAAGTGCGAATGAATACATTATTTATGCTTCAAGGAAATCCCAGGATAAGCTGGGGCGGATGTTTTTGGATTAAGCTTTTTACAGAAATAGAGTGGGCAGTACGTGCAGGATTATATTGCACGACTGCCCATTTTTGTTTTATGAGCGATAATTATAGGTAACGCATTTCAATGCGCGCAGAATATGCTCCCCCTTCGGGCAATGAATTGAACTGGAAATTGCCTTTGCTGTTTGCGGTAAACGGCTCTGCATCGATGTTGATGGCGACGTGCTCCAGCGGGGCGGATGCACAGTCGTGTGCGCCGCGTGTACATCCATCCGGAACCCGTACACAGTCATCAGGAATGACTGCACGGCCGTTTTGGGATTGAAATGAACGGTGGGACGGTTACCATCTACACTACCGGGTAATTCATTATTCTGTTCAGTAACGACATTGTATAATCTTCATTAGATCAGTGAAATGATTGTTTTTACAGCATTAAACCAAGTATTTTTACGGTTATATTTTTGCGAAATCAGCAAGCGATTTTTTGATTTTGGTGTAGTAAATTTATCCTGTTCCCACATATGCCCTAAAGTAAAATGGGAAGAAAAGGACTGTTTCCCCAAGAGACTCCTCCAGACCGAAAACACTTAAAACACCATATCATGAAGACAACCGCCCTGTTTGTGTTGTTGCTGTTGCCTGTCTTTGCCGCTGCGCAGGACATCCAATGGGAACAGTCCTATGGCGGCCGCCAGGCCGACTATCTCTTCGATGTACAACCTACCGCCGATTATGGCTTTATCCTTGCGGGGAGTTCGCTGTCCACCGCCTCCGGCAATAAAGCCGACGGGCCCATTGGTGGCGACCTGGACTACTGGGTGTGGAAGATGGATGAGCGTGGCCGCGAAGAATGGCAAAAATCCTTCGGTGGCTCTGGCAGCGATTTATTGCAATCATTAAAATGTACCCCTGATGGCGGTTTTATACTCGCAGGCACCTCCAATTCCCAAAAGGGTAAGGGTAAAGCCAAGGAAGGTTTTGGCGGCAATGATTACTGGGTCATCAAGCTCAATGCCAAAGGCGAAGAAGAATGGCAGAAAACGTACGGCGGTGTCGGGCAGGACGATTTAATCACTGTCATTGCTACACGCGACGGCGGTTATCTGATCGGCGGCAACTCCGCTTCCTCGCGAATCAATGATGGTGCACAACCATTGCCCTGTTCCAAAAAAGAGGACAGCCGCGGCAATATGGATTACTGGATCATCAAGGTCGACAGTAAAGGCGAGGAACAATGGCAGCATACCTATGGCGGCAAATATGCAGACATGCTCAAAAGCATGGAGCAGACCACTGATGGAGGCTATATTTTAGGAGGATACTCCAACAGTCCAGCGGGTATTGGGCAGGCACTGTCAAAGCATGTAACATCAAGTGAAAAAGAAGCAGGCAACTTCGGCAAAGGAAATGACTACTGGGTACTGAAACTGGATAAGGACGGTGGTATCACATGGCAGCGCACACTGGGCGGGGATATGGACGACCAGTTGTTTGCAGTGCACCAGACTTATGATAAAGGTTATATCCTGGGCGGGAATTCGAACAGCAGCGCTACGGGAAACAAAAGTAAAACCAATGGTGACGGCACCGATTTCTGGGTGGTAAAACTCAATGAACAAGGCAATATTCTCTGGCAGCAGACCTATGATTTTGGCAAGGCGGACATCCTGACCTCCATTGTAGAAAATGAAGACCACAGCTTTGTGATTGGCGGTTTTGCACAGTCCGAGAAAGTGAAGGACAGTGAAGGCATCAACGACTACATCCTGCTCAAGGTTTCCGAAAAAGGAGACGTACTCTGGGATAAATCCGTCGGGAGTGATGGAGAGGACATCCTGCGTAAAGCCATCATGACGCGCGATGGCGGGTATTTGCTGGCAGGTACTTCAAATCCGGAACAAGTCAGGAAGTCCGCAAGACCGAAAGACAAAAAATTAGTGAACGGCGTGGATACTTCCGGACAGCTTGCCGGTGCCGAAAAAGCACAGAAAGCCATGGACGATGCTGTAAACGAAGGTACTGATAAGATAAACGATTATTATAAAGATAAAGTGGATGCCGGAGCCAATGCCATGAAAGAGGCACTGGGCCAAAAGGAGGATTCACGCGCTAAGGTGGGATTCGGCCAGGCTGGAAATGTATTGGGAACGGGACACGGAACGCAGAGTAACGGACACAATGGCGGTGCAGCCGGGCAGCAGCGAGGCCCTAAACAAGGGCTTGGCGCATCACGCGAGAAGAAAACCAACTATGGCGGCAAGGATTTCTGGGTCGTGAAATTAAAGGATAAAAATAAAGGCGAGGAAGAAAAAGCCAAAATCGAGGCATTCCCAAATCCCGCTGTATCGTTCACAAATGTGGTGATTGGTTTTGATTTTGACAGGGGCACCGCTGAGGTTTATGACTTATCCGGGCGGCAGCTGCAATCGTTTAAGATTGATAGTCGTACAGTACCGGTAAATTTATCCTCTTATCCGGAAGGGATTTATATTGTGAAGATATCTACAAACAAAGGGGATGCTTCCATGAAAATCATAAAAGGCATTACCAAATAGTTTCCCAACTCCAAAATCAAGAACAATGAAGACAATTCAATCCATCATACAAAAAGCGGCTTTAATAGCTGTGTTATTTACCACACTATTATCGAATGCGCAGGAATTGGCAACCATGCCTTCCCTTCCTTCCATTACACCGCCTTCACCTACGGTTGCGGGCCTGATGCACTTTGAAGAAGTGCCTGTCGATAAATACACAGGGCAACCGGATATTACGATTCCGCTGGTTTCAAAGAATTTAGGGTCAGGACTGACACTGTCGGCAACGCTCAAATACAATACGATGGGTGTGCGTGTCAACGAACGCTCGGGTTGGACCGGTACGGGTTGGTCGCTGGATGCGGGCGGGGTCATCTCAAGGACGGTCCGTGGCGTTCCTGATGAGGCAAAAAAACCCACTTTATATGATACCCATAAGATTGCAACAGGAATTTACCACCTTGATGTATATTGGAATTATAATTCTTATTCCGAAGCCCAAAGAAGTGAATTCAGGTGGAACGTTAACGGGACCAGGTTGAATCGCTACGACTGTGAACCGGATCTGTACCAGTTTAGCGTGCTGGGGTATACGGGACGAT
This genomic stretch from Flavobacterium pallidum harbors:
- a CDS encoding T9SS type A sorting domain-containing protein, with protein sequence MKTTALFVLLLLPVFAAAQDIQWEQSYGGRQADYLFDVQPTADYGFILAGSSLSTASGNKADGPIGGDLDYWVWKMDERGREEWQKSFGGSGSDLLQSLKCTPDGGFILAGTSNSQKGKGKAKEGFGGNDYWVIKLNAKGEEEWQKTYGGVGQDDLITVIATRDGGYLIGGNSASSRINDGAQPLPCSKKEDSRGNMDYWIIKVDSKGEEQWQHTYGGKYADMLKSMEQTTDGGYILGGYSNSPAGIGQALSKHVTSSEKEAGNFGKGNDYWVLKLDKDGGITWQRTLGGDMDDQLFAVHQTYDKGYILGGNSNSSATGNKSKTNGDGTDFWVVKLNEQGNILWQQTYDFGKADILTSIVENEDHSFVIGGFAQSEKVKDSEGINDYILLKVSEKGDVLWDKSVGSDGEDILRKAIMTRDGGYLLAGTSNPEQVRKSARPKDKKLVNGVDTSGQLAGAEKAQKAMDDAVNEGTDKINDYYKDKVDAGANAMKEALGQKEDSRAKVGFGQAGNVLGTGHGTQSNGHNGGAAGQQRGPKQGLGASREKKTNYGGKDFWVVKLKDKNKGEEEKAKIEAFPNPAVSFTNVVIGFDFDRGTAEVYDLSGRQLQSFKIDSRTVPVNLSSYPEGIYIVKISTNKGDASMKIIKGITK